In Streptomyces sp. NBC_00341, the DNA window CGCGTCACCGGTGTGGTCGATGACGACGACGGCCTCGGCGAAGGCGCCCAGCTGGATGACCTGGTGTCCGTAGGCCACCCCGCCCTCGCCGTGCACCGAGATCCGGATCGGCTCGGTGAGCACGGCTTCCTTGTCGACGGTGACGACGGAGGCCTGCTCGAAGGAGGAGTAGGCCTGTGCGGCCACCCGGTCCACCGGCGTGCCGGCCTTGCCGAGGCGGGCGTCGTCGCGGCCGACGGTCTCGACCGTGACGCCCGCGGGGGCCTCGATGGCGACCTTCACAGCGCTGCCGGTGGCGACGGCCGTGCCGTCGTGCAGGCCGCGCAGCCGCTCCAGCGGCGTGAACCGCCATTCCTCCTCGCGGCCGTGCGGGACCGGGAAGTCCGCGACGTCGAAGGACGGGGGCGCGCTCATGCGCGTGGCGACGGTCGACTCGGCGGCCACCGCGATAGAGCCGGTGGTGGTGGAGCCCACCGGGATGTTCTGAGCCTCAGCCATGGCTGTCGTAGTGCTCGCTTTCTCAGGTCGGACAGATGTCGGGGGTTCGGTTGCCGGCGTACTAGCCGACCGAACCCTCCATCTGCAGCTCGATCAGCCGGTTGAGCTCAAGGGCGTACTCCATCGGGAGCTCCTTCGCGATCGGCTCCACGAAGCCGCGCACGATCATCGCCATTGCCTCGAACTCGGTCATGCCGCGGCTCATCAGGTAGAAGAGCTGGTCCTCGGAGACCTTGGAGACGGTCGCCTCGTGCCCCATCGACACGTCGTCCTCGCGGACGTCGACGTAGGGGTAGGTGTCGGAGCGGGAGATGGTGTCGACCAGCAGCGCGTCACAGAGGACGTTGGACTTCGCGCCCGGCGCGCCCTCACCGATCTCGATGAGACCTCGGTAGGAGGTGCGGCCGCCGCCTCGTGCCACCGACTTGGAGACGATGTTGGACGAGGTGTTCGGGGCCATGTGGACCATCTTGGCGCCGGCGTCCTGGTGCTGGCCCTCGCCCGCGAAGGCGATGGACAGGGTCTCGCCCTTGGCGTGCTCGCCCATCAGGTAGATGGCCGGGTACTTCATGGTGACCTTGGAGCCGATGTTGCCGTCGACCCACTCCATGGTCGCGCCCTCGTAGGCGACGGCGCGCTTGGTCACCAGGTTGTAGACGTTGTTCGACCAGTTCTGGATCGTCGTGTAGCGGCAGCGGCCGCCCTTCTTCACGATGATCTCGACGACCGCGGAGTGCAGCGAGTCCGAGGAGTAGATCGGCGCGGTGCAGCCCTCGACGTAATGGACGTAGGCGTCCTCGTCGACGATGATCAGCGTCCGCTCGAACTGGCCCATGTTCTCCGTGTTGATACGGAAGTAGGCCTGGAGCGGGATCTCGACGTGCACGCCCTTCGGCACGTAGATGAACGAGCCGCCGGACCACACGGCCGAGTTCAGCGAGGCGAACTTGTTGTCACCGACGGGGATGACGGTGCCGAAGTACTCCTTGAAGAGCTCCGGGTGCTCCTTCAGCGCGGTGTCGGTGTCCATGAAGATGACACCCTGCGCCTCCAGCTCCTCGTTGATCTGGTGGTAGACGACCTCGGACTCGTACTGAGCGGCGACACCGGCGACCAGGCGCTGCTTCTCCGCCTCCGGGATGCCGAGCTTGTCGTACGTGTTCTTGATGTCCTCGGGCAGGTCCTCCCAGGACTCCGCCTGCTTCTCCGTGGAACGCACGAAGTACTTGATGTTGTCGAAGTCGATGCCCGACAGGTCGGAGCCCCAGTTCGGCATGGGCTTCTTGCCGAAGAGCTTGAGGCCCTTGAGCCGCAGCTTCAGCATCCACTCGGGCTCGTTCTTCTTGTCCGAGATGTCGCGGACGACAGCCTCGGAGAGGCCGCGCTTGGCCGCCGCGCCTGCCGCGTCGGAGTCGGCCCAGCCGAATTCGTACGTGCCCAGGCCATCGAGCTCAGGGTGGGCAGTCTCCGTAGGGAGCGTCATGCGGGGTTCCTCCCGGACTTGCTGGTGGATGCTGAATCAGTTGCTGAATCAGTGGTTTGCGTCGTGGGGTGACCGCTGCGCGGGATGTAGGTCGTACACACCCCGTCGCCGTGGGCGATCGTGGCGAGACGCTGTACATGGGTCCCCAGGAGACTGGAGAAGATCTCCGTCTCCGCCTCGCACAGCTGCGGGTACTGCTCGGCGACGTGTGCGACCGGGCAGTGGTGCTGGCACAACTGCTCACCCTGCTGGGGGTCCGGCGCGCTGCGCGCCGTAGCAGCGTACCCGTCGGCGGACAAGGCCTTGGCCAGCGCATCCGTACGGGTGCCGGGCTCCGCGGCCTCGATCGCCGCGCGGTAGGCCGCGGACTGGCCGGCCACCCTGGCACGGGCGAACGCCATGACCGCTTCCTCGCCCGCGCTCTCGGCGATCCAGCGCAGGGCGTCCGCGGCCAGCTCGTCGTAGGACTGGTCGAAGGCGTCCCGGCCGCAGTCGGTCAGGGCGAACACCTTGGCCGGGCGGCCACGGGTCCGCGTGCCGTACACCCGCTGCTCGCGCGCCTCGACGACATTGTCGGAGACGAGGGCGTCGAGCTGACGGCGGACGGCGGCCTGGGTGAGCCCCAGGCGCTTCGCGAGATCGGCGGCGGTGGACGGGCCGTGGTCCAGGACGGAGCGCGCGATCCGGTTGCGCGTCGAGCGCTCACCGGTCGCGAGTTCCTCCTGCGGAGCCTCGCCAACGTATTTCACAACGCCATTGTTGCGTAATTCATCCGGCCCTGACAACCACGGTCCGGAACGATCTACCGTGGAATCGATCACTTAGGGTTACCTAATCAAGCCCCGTTCGAGCCGCCGGGACGGCCTGCGGGACGGTTGGCCATCGCCCCGGGCACCGCCAATGACCTGCGCATATGTCGGTGGGCCCGCCCCCGGCCGGATGCCGGGTGGGCGGGCCCGCGAGGGGCGTGGCGGCGGTTTCAGATCAGATCGGGCCGTTGCGTCACCCGGATGGAATTGATCAGGGTGTCGCCCCTGATCGCGGACAGTCCCACCTCCAGCCCGCCGTCGGTGACCTTGACCGTGAAGGTCTTGGCCAGCGCCGTGCGGACGCCCCCGGACTCCAGCCGGACGTCGATGTCGGAGACCTTCTCGGCGCCCTCCGCCGTCACGTCGAAGACCCGCTGTCCGGGCTTCATCGCGGCGGGCTCCGCGAAGCCCAGCTCTACCTCGTAGGTGCCGTTCGGAACGGCGTCGAAGCGGTACTCCGTCACGCCCTGGCGGCCCGAGCGCAGCAGCTGCTGCTGCCGGGAGCCGGCGGCGCCCGCGATGTCCTTGCGGGTGTACGTCGGCGTGGTGGCCCTGCCGACGTAGCCGTAGGAGCCGTCCGCGTACCCGAGGTCCGGCGACCAGGTGTCACCGGCCCCGTCCACGGAGGCGGTGTCCGCCCCGACGTCGATCCCCGTCCGGTAGGCGGGCACGACAACCTCGATCGGCAGCGAGAGGGACGGCGCGCGGCCGCTCTCCGAGGCGATCACGAGAGTGCCGGTGAGCACCGTGCCGGGCGTGGCGGCGGTGGTGTCGAAGGTGAGCGTGACCGCCTTGCCGGCGCCGGTGGCGAGGCTGCCGGAGGCCGGGGACACCTTCAGCCAGGCCGCGCCGTTCTTCTCCGCGACCGTGTAGGCGGCCGGGGCTCCGCTGTTCGTGAGGGTGAGCGTGCGGGTGCGCCGCTCCCCCGCGGTCATGATCAGCTGCTGGTCCGCGTCGGTCTCGTACGACACCGCTCCGGTGCGCAGGGCCGTCGCGGTGCCCACCGCGGAGAGGCTCTGGAGCGTGAAGGTGCTGTTCCCGGTCATGTAGTGCGGCGCCGTGACGGAGATCCGGTGGCTCACCGCCGTGGTCGCCGGGATCTGCGTCAGGTAGCTGCCGTCGGCGCGCGTGCTGACGGTGTCGACCGCCGTGCCGCTCCGGGTGACCGCGACGGTGGCGCCGGACACCGGCTTGCCGTCGTTGGCGTCGGTGACCGTGCCGGAGACGACGGCGTGGCCCTCGGGCCGGAAGCGGATCGCCGTGCCGTCGCGCAGCGAGCGCTCGTTGAGGGAGTACAGGAACGCGTCGGTGCCGTCGTGGTTCTCTGCGCCGATCGTGGCGCCGCCGCCGTGCTCGAAGGCGCCGTCCCCGATGTCCTTGTAGTGGAAGGTGTACGTGCCGTCCTCGCTGATCGTGGCGGCGAAGCCGATGCGCTGCGAGGGGTCCCGGGCGAGCAGCATGTCGCGCCACTCCACGACGTACTCGCGGTGCGGCGCGGAGCCCCGCACGGACGTGTAGACGCCGGAGGAGGCGTCCGTGGCGAGCTGGTCCCAGAACGGGGAGAGCGCGCCGTTGGCCCCCGAGGTGCTGGGCAGGCCGCCGTTGTCACCCATGTACAGCGAGCCGAAGACCAGCTGCCCGTCGCGGGTCACCCAGCCCTTGTCGTAGGTGTGCCCGTACAGGGCGACCGGGAAGGGGAGGGTGACGGGGGCGTAGGAGCCGGTCGGCGGGTTGAGGGTGAGCCGCGTGTCCCCGGCCGGGTACGCCTCCGTGGTCTGCCGGCAGGTGGTGCCGAAGACGTCTGCTCGGGAGGCGAGCGCGACGTTCCTGCTGTTGGCGCCCTTGGCCACGGCGACAGCGACGCCGACGGCGGCCGCGCAGTGGTTGAGCGGGGTCACGCCGAACCGGTAGCTGCCGACGGGCACGGTGAGTGTGTACCTGCCGTCGGCGCCGGTCTCGACGCGTACGGGCGTGCCCTGCACCTTGACCGTCACCTCGGCCTCGGGGCCGGACGCGCTGGTCACGGTGCCCGTCACCGTACCGGTGGGAGCGGTGGTGAGCGCCGCGTCGTGGGTGACGGTCGTGTCCTCCGCTACGGTGACGTCGGCCGTCACGGTGACGTAGCCGAACTTGCTCACGGTCACCCGGTAGTCGCCGGCCACCAGGCGCGGGAGCGAGTACGTCCCGTCCGTCTTCGTGTGCACGCTCGCGTGCATCGGCCCGTCGACGTCGACCTGGATCTCGGCGGCCGGTTCGCCATCGGCGGTGACGGTGCCGGTGAGGGCGCCGACGTTCGTGCGCGGGGCGGCGGAGACCGCGGCGTACGCGTCGAGGCGGCCGTGACCGTAGATGTTGTTGAACTCCGCGGTGCCGCCGCAGGACGTCGCGTCCACATCGGTCGCCGCGTCGTTCAGGAGCGCCTCTGTCGCCGCGACGTCGCCGCGCAGCGAGGGCGCCGCCGACCAGATCAGGGCCACCGTGGCGGCGGTGTGCGGCGAGGCCATCGACGTACCGGACTTCGCGACGTAGCCGCCGCCGGGCGCCGCCGAGCGGATGTTGACCCCGGGTGCGGCGATGTCCGGCTTGACCCTGCCGTCGACGCCGGGGCCGCGGGCGGAGAAGTCCGCGATCCTGTCGCTGCTGTCGAGGGCGCCGGAGGAGTAGGTGTTGTTGTACGCGCCCGGGGAGCCCGCGGTGTCGCAGGAGGGGCCGGAGTTGCCGTTGGAGAACGCGGGGAAGATGCCCGCGTCGCGCCAGCCCTGGACCATGGCCTGGTACCAGGTGTCGAGGGAGTCGGCGCCCCAGGAGTTGTTGATCACGTCGGGGGCGAGGTCCGGGCGCGGGTTCTCGCCGTCGGCGTCGGTGGGCGCGAGCATCCACTGACCGGCCGCGAGCAGCGCCGACTGGGGGCAGCTCTCGGTTCCGCAGCCCTTGGCGGCGATCCAGCTCGCGCCGGGTGCGACGCCGATGGCGTTGCCGTTGCCGTCGTCGCCGACCATGCTGCCCACCGTGTGGGTGCCGTGGCCGTAGTCGTCGCAGGGCGCGTCTCCGGCGCAGGTGCCGACGGCGTCGAACCAGTTGTAGGAGTGGTCGTAGGAGCCGTCGGCCTTCAGTCCCCGGTAGCTCGCCGCGAGCGCGGGGTGCCGGTAGTCGACGCCGGTGTCGATGCTGCCGATGACGACGCCCTCGCCGCGTACCCCGAACTCGTTCCAGACCTTGGGCGCGTTGATCCGGTCGATGTTCCACTCGACGCCGTTGACCTTGGGCTCCGTCGTGGCGTTGAGGGGCACGGGGAGCTTGACGGCCTCGTCGGCGCGGATCGAGGCGACCTCGGGGCGGGCGGCGATCTTCTCGGCGAGCGCCTTGTCGCCGGTGACCTCGATCGTGTTGCTGATCCAGTACGGCGTGTAGTGCGCGCCCGCGTTCTTCAGCAGCGCGCGCAGCGCCTTCTGGCTCCTGTCCGCGTGGGCGGTCTTCGCCTCGATGACGGCGCGGTCCTTGTCGGCCTTCTTCTTCGCCTTGCGGGCCGCCGAGGTGTCGGCCTGCGAGTCGAGCTGGACCCAGAACGAGACGCGGTCCTTGCTGCCGAGGGCCTTGAGCACCTGCCCGTCGGCCTTCCGGAGCAGCGCGGCGGGCTTCGGTCCGGGGTCGGCCGCCGCCGCGGGCAGCGCGCCCAGGAAGGGCGCCCCCACGGCGGTGGCCAGTGCGGCGGCGAACAGTCCTTGCCACCGGGGTCTGCGTCGGTTCACGTCGGGTTCCTCCTCTGGCCGGGCGGCGGCGGGTGAGCCCGACGCCGCCCGGATACGCACGTGGGCAGGGGTGGTGGCGGGTGTCAGCCGGCCGGGGTGAGGTCGGGCCGCTGGGTGATCCGTACGGCGTTGACGAGGGTCTCCTCGTCGGCGACGGCCACCAGGCGCAGGTTCAGCTGCCCGTCGGTGACCTTGACCGTGAGGGCCTTGGTGAGCGCGCGGTAGCTGCCGCCGGTCTCCTTGGCGATGTCCAGGTCGGGCACCTGGAGGACGCCCTCGGCCAGCACGTCCGTGACGCGGCTGCCCGCACCGGCCCTGCCGAGTTCGGCGAAGTCCAGGTCGATCCGGTAGACGCCGTCGGGCACCTGGTCGAAGCGGTATTCGAGGGCGCCCTCACGGGCGGTGCGCAGCAGCTTCTGGTCGGCGGTGTCCTCGATGGCGTTGGTGGTGCTCACCTTCGTGGAGGCGCCGACGAAGCCGTAGGAGCCGGCCGTGTACTTCCGGTCCGGTCCCCAGGTGTCCCCGTCGTGGTCGGTGAACGCCTGGCCGGCGCCGGCGTCGAGCGCGGCCTGGTAGGCGGGCACGACCAGGGTCACCGGCACCCTGGTCTCGGGTGCGCGGCCGCTGTCGGAGGCGATGACGACGGCGCCCTTCAGGACGGTGCCGGGTGTGAGACCGGTGGTGTCGAAGGTCAGCACGGCCTTCCGCTGCTCGCCCTTGCCGAGGCGTCCGGCGGCCGGGGCGGCGCTGAACCAGCCCGCGCCGCCGGCCTCCTTCACCGTGTAGTCGGCGGCGGAGGCGGAGTTGGCCAGGGTGAGGGTGCGCTGCCGTGACTCTCCGACGGGCACGACCAGGGTCATCGCCGCCTTCGGGGTGACGGTGACCAGGCCCGTGTCCAGCGCGGTGGCGGCGCGTTCGGTGCTGTGGGCGGCGAGGGAGACGGTGCGGGTGCCGGTCGTGTAGTGGGCGGCGGACACGGTGACCGTGTAGTCGGCCTTGTCGGTCGCCGGGACCTGTACAAGGTAGGCGCCGTCGCTCGCGGTGGTGCCGGCGGCGACCTGCTTGCCGTCGCGGGAGACGGTGACGGCGGCGCCGGAGACCGCCTTGCCGTCGTTGGCGTCGGTCACGGTGCCGGAGAGCGCCGCACTGCGGTCGGGCCGGAAGTCGATGGCCAGTCCGTCGGTGACGGCGTCCTCGTCGTACGCGTAGAGCAGGGAGTCGGTTCCGTCCGCGTTCTCGGCACCGATGGTGGCTCCGGTGCCCCGCGCGGCCGCGCCGCCGGAGGGGTCCTTGTAGTGGAAGGAGTACGTGCCGTCCTCACCGATCACCACGGAGAAGCTGAGCTTCTGCGTGCGGTCGCTGCTCGGCACCATGTTCCGCCACTCGACGACGACCTCGCGGTGCGGGGCCGCCCCCCGGGTCGCCCAGTACAGACCGCCGTTGTCACTGGCGATCTGCAGGTTGTCCCAGAAGGGGTAGAGCGAGCCGTTCGGCAGACCGGCGGTGGGCAGCGTCCCGTTCGTCGAGAGGTTGACGGACTGCTCGAAGGACAGGAAGCCCTCGACGTTCGCGGAGGCGCTGCGGTACGTCTTGCCGTACAGGGCGACCGGGAAGGGAAGCGCGATGCCGGCCGAACCGTCGTACTCGCTGCTGGTGTTCAGCTTCGTGGTGCCCGACGGGAAGGCCGCGTCCTGGGTGACCTGGCAGGTGGTGCCGAAGTTGTCGGTGCGGCTGGGCAGCGTGAGGTCCTTGGTGTTGGCACCCTCCGCGGCCTCGACGGCGAACGTGCCGACGGCGGCGCAGCGAGAGGTCGGAGTGACCTTCAACTGGTAGCTGCCCGACGGGAGTTCGAGCGTGTAGCGGCCATCGTCCGCGGTGGTGGCGGTGACCGGGGCCCCGGTCACCTCGATCGTCGCCCCGGCCTCCGGGCCGCCCTGGGTGCGGACGGCGCCGGTGAGGGTGGCACGCGGTGCGACACGGAGATCGGCGTCGCGGGTCGTGGTGGCGCCCTCGGTGACGGTGGCGGTGGAGGTGGCGGTCACGTACCCGAACTTGGAGACCTTGACGGCGTAGTCGCCCACCATCACCTTCGGCAGTGCGTATGTGCCGTCCTCGCCGGTTGTCGCGGTCGCGTACATCGGTCCGTCGAGTTCGACGGTGGCGCCGGCCAGCGGCGAGCCGTCGGTGGTGACCGTGCCGCTCACCGCGCCGAGGGGACCGCGCGGTGTGGCGTTGACCGC includes these proteins:
- the sufB gene encoding Fe-S cluster assembly protein SufB, with protein sequence MTLPTETAHPELDGLGTYEFGWADSDAAGAAAKRGLSEAVVRDISDKKNEPEWMLKLRLKGLKLFGKKPMPNWGSDLSGIDFDNIKYFVRSTEKQAESWEDLPEDIKNTYDKLGIPEAEKQRLVAGVAAQYESEVVYHQINEELEAQGVIFMDTDTALKEHPELFKEYFGTVIPVGDNKFASLNSAVWSGGSFIYVPKGVHVEIPLQAYFRINTENMGQFERTLIIVDEDAYVHYVEGCTAPIYSSDSLHSAVVEIIVKKGGRCRYTTIQNWSNNVYNLVTKRAVAYEGATMEWVDGNIGSKVTMKYPAIYLMGEHAKGETLSIAFAGEGQHQDAGAKMVHMAPNTSSNIVSKSVARGGGRTSYRGLIEIGEGAPGAKSNVLCDALLVDTISRSDTYPYVDVREDDVSMGHEATVSKVSEDQLFYLMSRGMTEFEAMAMIVRGFVEPIAKELPMEYALELNRLIELQMEGSVG
- a CDS encoding metalloregulator ArsR/SmtB family transcription factor, whose translation is MKYVGEAPQEELATGERSTRNRIARSVLDHGPSTAADLAKRLGLTQAAVRRQLDALVSDNVVEAREQRVYGTRTRGRPAKVFALTDCGRDAFDQSYDELAADALRWIAESAGEEAVMAFARARVAGQSAAYRAAIEAAEPGTRTDALAKALSADGYAATARSAPDPQQGEQLCQHHCPVAHVAEQYPQLCEAETEIFSSLLGTHVQRLATIAHGDGVCTTYIPRSGHPTTQTTDSATDSASTSKSGRNPA
- a CDS encoding S8 family serine peptidase codes for the protein MNRRRPRWQGLFAAALATAVGAPFLGALPAAAADPGPKPAALLRKADGQVLKALGSKDRVSFWVQLDSQADTSAARKAKKKADKDRAVIEAKTAHADRSQKALRALLKNAGAHYTPYWISNTIEVTGDKALAEKIAARPEVASIRADEAVKLPVPLNATTEPKVNGVEWNIDRINAPKVWNEFGVRGEGVVIGSIDTGVDYRHPALAASYRGLKADGSYDHSYNWFDAVGTCAGDAPCDDYGHGTHTVGSMVGDDGNGNAIGVAPGASWIAAKGCGTESCPQSALLAAGQWMLAPTDADGENPRPDLAPDVINNSWGADSLDTWYQAMVQGWRDAGIFPAFSNGNSGPSCDTAGSPGAYNNTYSSGALDSSDRIADFSARGPGVDGRVKPDIAAPGVNIRSAAPGGGYVAKSGTSMASPHTAATVALIWSAAPSLRGDVAATEALLNDAATDVDATSCGGTAEFNNIYGHGRLDAYAAVSAAPRTNVGALTGTVTADGEPAAEIQVDVDGPMHASVHTKTDGTYSLPRLVAGDYRVTVSKFGYVTVTADVTVAEDTTVTHDAALTTAPTGTVTGTVTSASGPEAEVTVKVQGTPVRVETGADGRYTLTVPVGSYRFGVTPLNHCAAAVGVAVAVAKGANSRNVALASRADVFGTTCRQTTEAYPAGDTRLTLNPPTGSYAPVTLPFPVALYGHTYDKGWVTRDGQLVFGSLYMGDNGGLPSTSGANGALSPFWDQLATDASSGVYTSVRGSAPHREYVVEWRDMLLARDPSQRIGFAATISEDGTYTFHYKDIGDGAFEHGGGATIGAENHDGTDAFLYSLNERSLRDGTAIRFRPEGHAVVSGTVTDANDGKPVSGATVAVTRSGTAVDTVSTRADGSYLTQIPATTAVSHRISVTAPHYMTGNSTFTLQSLSAVGTATALRTGAVSYETDADQQLIMTAGERRTRTLTLTNSGAPAAYTVAEKNGAAWLKVSPASGSLATGAGKAVTLTFDTTAATPGTVLTGTLVIASESGRAPSLSLPIEVVVPAYRTGIDVGADTASVDGAGDTWSPDLGYADGSYGYVGRATTPTYTRKDIAGAAGSRQQQLLRSGRQGVTEYRFDAVPNGTYEVELGFAEPAAMKPGQRVFDVTAEGAEKVSDIDVRLESGGVRTALAKTFTVKVTDGGLEVGLSAIRGDTLINSIRVTQRPDLI
- a CDS encoding S8 family serine peptidase, encoding MPGSRRFPLLAPAFALTAAMGASLLGAVTAAADPTPSAAGVLHDKAQSKVVRQLDKQDTTTFWVRLDSEADTSAARRTKKKTDKDRAVIEAKTAHADQSQKALRALLKKAGAHYTSYWITNTVEVTGDKALAEKIAARPEVASIEADTVLRLPDTMKGKAEPGVDGVEWNIDAIKAPKVWDEVGTRGEGVVIAGIDTGVDYQHPTLQGGYRGLKTDGSYDHAYNWFDATASCPGNAPCDDYGHGTHTMGTMVGDDGDGDGNAIGVAPGAQWIAAKGCTTTGCPQDALLSAGQWILAPTDAIGQHPRPDLAPDVVNNSWGGDVVDTWYKAMVQAWVDAGIFPAFSNGNAGPDCATAGAPGAYTNTYASGAFGSDGKIAGFSSRGSGEGGAIKPDIAAPGVDVRSAAPGGGYAVESGTSMASPHTAATVALMWSVSPAIRGDIAATERLLDQTATDADDTTCGGTAAENNVYGEGRLDAYAAVNATPRGPLGAVSGTVTTDGSPLAGATVELDGPMYATATTGEDGTYALPKVMVGDYAVKVSKFGYVTATSTATVTEGATTTRDADLRVAPRATLTGAVRTQGGPEAGATIEVTGAPVTATTADDGRYTLELPSGSYQLKVTPTSRCAAVGTFAVEAAEGANTKDLTLPSRTDNFGTTCQVTQDAAFPSGTTKLNTSSEYDGSAGIALPFPVALYGKTYRSASANVEGFLSFEQSVNLSTNGTLPTAGLPNGSLYPFWDNLQIASDNGGLYWATRGAAPHREVVVEWRNMVPSSDRTQKLSFSVVIGEDGTYSFHYKDPSGGAAARGTGATIGAENADGTDSLLYAYDEDAVTDGLAIDFRPDRSAALSGTVTDANDGKAVSGAAVTVSRDGKQVAAGTTASDGAYLVQVPATDKADYTVTVSAAHYTTGTRTVSLAAHSTERAATALDTGLVTVTPKAAMTLVVPVGESRQRTLTLANSASAADYTVKEAGGAGWFSAAPAAGRLGKGEQRKAVLTFDTTGLTPGTVLKGAVVIASDSGRAPETRVPVTLVVPAYQAALDAGAGQAFTDHDGDTWGPDRKYTAGSYGFVGASTKVSTTNAIEDTADQKLLRTAREGALEYRFDQVPDGVYRIDLDFAELGRAGAGSRVTDVLAEGVLQVPDLDIAKETGGSYRALTKALTVKVTDGQLNLRLVAVADEETLVNAVRITQRPDLTPAG